The window CTTGTCGTTCTTGGGTGAGTCCCGGCTTCCCTTTACTACaccccttcctcttcttccatttcATCTTCACCACAGCATTTCATTGTTGTCGTAAATAacaaaaggaaaaaaaaactgATTATGAATGCCCGAAACTAGATGATATCGAGAGCACAAGACCACGATACCCGGATGAACCTGAATTTCCCGAGGGTGGGACAGAGACCGACTTGTCTTAAAAAAGCATGGTTAACCCTTCACATGAGCACCGAAAGGAGATTACGAATTGCTAGTGTGGTTAATGCTTTTAAGGGGGATGAACGATCAGAGGCAAAAAAGAGGGCATTAAGATACACGTGTATGAAATGAGCGGAGAGAGTTGTGTTCCTTGCATGTCTTTCTAGAGTGTTGTGTTTACATGATTTGAATGGAAGAGAGTGATAGATATGAGATGTATAATGGCTGCTTAGATATCGTTTTATCGTATGGCATTTGCGAATGAAGCAGTAGATTCATTATTTAGTGAATGGGTAAGAGACTGGCCGGCCGGAAAGTGATATAGCGGCGGGTCGCATGCCATGATTATATCTATAAGAggggagaggatgaggatggtggCAGGGTCGTTCGTTCCTCTTTACTGTCCCCAAGCACCTTGCTTGTTGCTGGCGAACCCTTCCAAGCCCTTTGCGACGTCTTCCTTCAACTGTGGGACCCGTCCGCATATCAGCCAATCGCAATTTTCCTCACATTGAACCTTGTACAATTCCTCGACACTCGCTGAGCCGAGGGGGGGAAAGGGAGGCGCAACGTACCTTGTCAGAAACAGCTCCGGAATCCGCAAAGTAAGTCAAAATGAGGTGCTTGCCAATCCAGGGGTCGTTGAGTTTACCGAGGATCGCACCCTAAGCGTTGTTTGGAGTGGTGTGCACATCAGTCATCATTGATCAGATGCAAACGATGtgaggaagggaaaggaaTAGAAGATTGCTGCGAAAATAGGAATGGGGAGAGCAGGGAATAAGGAAGACCTACCTCGAATTCAACTACAATACCTCCCTCAGGGGGACGGAGGAGGGTGACGGATTTACCCCTGTGAACTGTTTGAGCAGGGAAGAACGTTTTGAGGGTCTGGATAGCTTCGGAGATTCTCTGTCAAAGAATATATCAAAAAAATGCATGGTCGCAGACGTCGCGGGAGAAGCATAAAAGGGTCTGACATACAGCTTCGTCTGCTTCCGAGAGAGTCCCCTTGGCACGTTCAAGTTTCTGTCGGCCGATCAAAGCTCGTGTGAAGGCGTCTCGAAGATGCTAACTGCATGTCAGCAGGGTCTCCAaaagagaggagggagaCGTACGCCGAAGTCGGTGTTCCTGTTAGGGACTACACAACGTTAGTCGCTCCACACGCTTCCATGGATAGACACCAGGCGAGGAAAAGGATGACATACCGATCCGAACGGCACATGCGATACGCTGGTCGAGCAAGTTGGCCATGAGGGCTTCGCCAGACAGTTGCGGGGCGGTCTCGCCCGCGGGCGAAGGGGACGGGGGAGCGAGGAGATGCTGGGCGGTGAATGTCTGGATCGGGCATGGAACTTGAGCACGGGCAAGGAGCGAAGGGCGCAGGGATCTCGGGACTCACCGCCCATCCGGGAATATGGTGCAGGCACCTGGTTGCGCCTTCTTGCAGGTAGAAGCCGGCGCTGTACACCTTGATTTTGAGGAAGGAGACTTTGCGGACACCGAGCCCGACGAGGGTGAGCGGCGGCGAGGGCGTGGCGAGGGGCAGCGTGGCCGGGAACTCGATCGAGGTCTCCGGATCAACCCGGAACACGGGCTGGGCTTGCGAGTGGGCGTGCACGAGGAGCGGGTTCGCCCACCGCCCAAGCCTCGCTGATTCGGCCCCCGTGTACAGGAGGGCGCAGCCCACTGCAGCAGCGAGGCAGGGGGCGGCGTGCACCGGCCGGAGAGAGCGGAGAGCCGCAAAGAGGCGTGCAGTTCGGGGCGGCATCGTAGGGAGCACTGTTGCAACAATGTCGCCGAGAACAtcagcagaagaagaagaaaacatCCCCGCTTCGGGCATCGCCGCCAGGAACAACCCGCTCACGCACGTCGTCCATCGCAACAGCGGCCCTTATCTGATACTGCACAACGAACAAGCGTTACAAGTCTCCACACAAAAAAAGCACAAGGCATGTCGGTCCAAGGCCAGCTCACCACCATCCCCTGCGGCCCCTTCTTCTATCCAGTCTTCACCTCCGGTGACCTCACAGCCAACCGCGCTGTCGCCTTCATCGGCGGTCTCACAAACGGCCTTGGCGCAGTGCCCTTCACTTATCCCCTGAGCGATGCCCTAGGGAAGGCCGGGTGGAAGCTGTAAGTTGGTCGAGAGAAAAAGACAGTAGGCTAATCAGCCAAAGAATCCAATTCCACTGGAGCTCAGCGTATGGCGGTTACGGCACAGGTAGCTTGGATCGAGATCGAGAAGAGATGCAGGCCCTGGTCAAGTACTTGAAGACGACCGGCGGTAATTACTTGTTGTTTCTTTTACACAACCATCTACACTTTCTGACATGGTCATTAGGCTTATCTAAAGTGATTATCATGGGTCACTCGACAGGTTCTCAAAACGTCATGCACTATCTCTCCTCGTCCATGAACAATGACCCTGCCTACCATGTCGACGGCGGGATCATGCAAGCGCCCGTCTCTGACAGAGAAGTATGTGCCAAAGACAAACCGTACTGCGACTATCTCTCCATTGCGGAAAAGATGGTTaaggaaggaaggggaCAGGAAATAATGCCGGATGAGTTTTGCAAGAAGGCAGGGTTTGGAGGGGTcgagatgaagatgacggCGTATAGGCTCTGGAGTCTGATGGGTGTTGGGTCAGTCCATTCATTCTCCTAACCAACCCCTTCCTTTTATACATTCAAATTCTCTAAATCTAAACACCTGGCTGTAGTGGCGACGATGACTACTTTTCCGCCGACATCCCTCTCCAGCCCACCCCGCCATACGTTCACTCACTCTCCACCTCCTTTGGTGCACTCACCGCCCCAGCGCTAGCACTCTTCTCTGAAAAAGACGCCGAGTGGATCGTAGCCCGCCCAGAAGACTTGCTTCCCAAATGGGCAGATGTCGCTAACGGCAAACTGGAATGGCGCATTATCAAGGGCGCATCGCATGATGTATGCGAAAAGGAGGCTCAGGTGGTTCTTTGTGAAGATGTATTGAGCTGGTTGGGCAAGTTTGAGTAATAGAAAAGTTGACTTTTTTATGGGACAGTGAGCTAGAGAAGTTTTTACTATTGTGCGAATGATGTAGGCTATATCATTGCAGAGCTGAAGTCCAGGTAGCGCCACCAACATGGCGACGACCTGACAACAGAAGACTGGCAACCAGCAATAAGTTAAACGTCACCCAGGTACGTAGGTCTCTGCACTTGGCACTGTTCATGATGGTAGATTATCTTCACGTATCCATGCGTGTGCTATTTAAAGTGGACAAACATGGACAAGACTCCCCTTCAAGCCCAAGGATATTCCAAGTGACTTGGTTGTCATCCATTAAATTCGTTGTCAAGCATGACTATTAGGGAAACTGCGTAGTTTCACTCAAAAAGCTTGCATGTTTCGACCCTCAATGTAAAAAAGACACACTCTCTCTTCAAGCTTTGGGCCAAAAATTACATCGACCTCCGAATGGGGTTGAGGAGCATGTAGTGTGGATAAACAAAACGGTGGCTGTGACCAAATATGTGCATAATGATTAGAACAAGGAGAATGGTCCTGAGACAAAATGCTGAAACAATTTCAGAGCTATTCGAGCCGATACGGTATTTATAATGAGGATCTTTATCATCTTGAGCTGTACCTTCAAATTCCTACATAGTAGGTACCATGCATGCTTGTTGTCCGATGATAATAAAACCCATAATTACCCAAATAACCAGTCGCGATGCCGTAAGCCAGCATGTCATTCTACATTGTCCATTGTCCCAACAACAGACTTGACCTTGGTCAACACCTCGTCCCATTCCTTCTCTCTATCCGACAGCCAGGTGATGGCACCTCCAGCTCCGATACTTAATCCTATCCATGATCCAGTTAGTTCAATCAGTCCCTTTTGATAAAGTTTGCCAACAGGAGACCGTGATTAACGTACGATTATCCTCGACTACGATCGTACGAATGACAACACTAAGATCTGTGACTCCATCGACAGAAAAGTAACCCAAAGCACCTGATAACAAGAACGAATAAATGTTAATATGCACAATTACCCTCTCTGGTAATATATTAGAATGGATAGCTTACCGGAATATATGCCCCTTCGCTGATGGTTTTCAAACCCATCCAAAAGCTGTACCGACCTCAATTTTGGTGCACCCGTCATGGAACCTATCAGTAGCATTCACTTCATCAGCGGTGTGCCAGGATCTCCTCATATCTCGATACATACCAGGAGGGAAACATCTTTTGACAGCTTCCACACTCCCAACATTATCTGCTAACGCGCCTTGCACCGTGGTTACTAGGTTATGCACCCCATACGATTCCAGAGCAATAAGTTTTGGAACGGTGACTGTTGACGGAATGCAACACGAGAGCAAGTCGGATCGGATAAGGTCGACGATCTGGACCATGGAGTCAACTTGATATCAGCATGTTCGTTTTATCAAGTTGCTGAACAAGAGGGGCATTTCACTGACCATGAGGTTCTCCGCCCGTTCTTTGACATCTTCAACCAgctctctccctctccgctcatcttccctcctcccttCTTGTTTGCACTCCTCCGAGCCTGGGTTCTCTCCTCCACACCCTATGCCAGGTCGACATACACATTGCCCGTCCTTGACTCTCGCTCTCGTTCCCTTGATGGGCATCATTTCCACTTGCCTCGAAGAGTTGATTTTCAAGAACCGTTCGGGGGAGCTTGAAAGAATGGTGATACCTTGCATTTCTGAGCCGCCGTGTAAGGAAGAGGTAGAGAGGGTGGGGAAGCTCATATAGGTAGAGTAATAGGCGGGATTGAATTTCCGGAGGTGCAAATATAGAGCAAAAGGATCGAAAGATGAAGGAgtggaggaaaaggaagtGGTAAGGGTGAGCTCGTAACTCTCCCCTTGTCGGATGGCCTCGCGACACGCGTCAATTTGTTTTTGATAGGCGTCACCAGAGCTGAAGGGATGAAACTTGGGTAACGGGGACGATGCGGGAGATTCACCAGCAGTATCGAGGATGTTTGACACAGATTGAATGTAGTTTTCCCATTCATCCTCGGTGGCTCCGAGGACGATGCCCTTTTTTTGCAACCACCCCAACATCTCACAATCCTTGATCCCATCGAGCTGATCCGCACCTTGTCTGATCACACCCCTCGCCACCCATTCTTCCTCGGGGGTCCTTTCCAAGAACCGATCTGTCCATCCCCAACAGGCATCTACCTtttcctctccctctcctctttcccGTCTTCGATAACCTGTAAGACTCTCCTCTTTCATCTCATATGCAAACCAACCTACCCAACCTCCTCTCCAGCCGCTCATTCGAGGTTCCAGGTCAGAATGGAGATTGCGTGTTATGGCTTCCTGGCCGGCGGAGAACCACTCCCAAAAGGTGATATCTTCAGGGAGAGGAAGTGTGCTAGGAGAAAATCCCGCTCGGTGAAGAGTGACAGTACGAGTGGTGAGAGAATATGTGAGAAGGAAAGATGGGGAAGCGAGGGAAGAGGTAGAAGGGCGAGTAGGCTGCAAGAGGTCAGCGCATATTCATACCTTGGAGGGTATATGAAGACATACTGTTTGCCCGTCAAGCCATATCTCTGCTACAGccttctcccttttccttAGGCGCTGGAATACATCCTCCGTGGCTAAACCTTTGCCCAATCCATCAAAAGCCTTGTTCACCTTCTTGAGCTTTGATGACGAGGCTGGCACAGTGAGCGAAGGTTCATGTGATGTGGTTGTTGATCCAGCCTTGACGACACGGTACGCGCAAGAAGAGACGATTGAGGGAAGGAGACTAGGGTAAGATGTAGGTTGGTTATTGATTTTGTGGACCTCGTCCAAAAACGAAACAAGTAACGATGATCCACAGGTAGAAGAGATTGACTGTGAGCATTATAAGCAACGACTTCACTGCGATGACCGAGAGCGCACCTCTGGATGGTATTGTACACCCCATATAGGGTAGAGTCGATGCCTCAATCCTTGGATACTAGCTGGTCGATCTGGCGAAGGAATGGACCATGCTGTCACCTCAAGGTCCTGAGGAAGAGCTAGAGATATGGGAATATCAGCAAGGCATATTGAATTAAAGAGAAGTGATCTGACTTATTGGGTCTACTGTTAAACTGTTGTAGACGACCACATCAAACTGAGTTTTACCATCTGCGTCAAACAGAGGAGAAGTGAAGAGCCCAGTTGGGGGTTGTACTGGAGCGACGGGGATGACATGCCCATGGGTGATTTTGGGAGTGTTGATGATCTTTCTAGAGCGTTAGCAAGGTGACATACAACGGGGCAAAGCTGTGGCTACCTTCCCGCCAAAGGCAACGCCGATCGCTTGGTGACCGAGGCAGACTCCGAGGATTGGGAGCGGATGAAGACGCAGGAGCTGGAGTGCGAAACCGATGTCCTACGGGGTTGTTAGGGACAGAGGCCGGGGGCCGAAGAGCTCGCTCACTGCAGGATTGTCCGGGCGGCCTGGCCCGGGGGAGAGAATGACACAGTCGATGTTAGGAAGGACTAAACGCTGGAACTCGTCCCTGCAAGGCGTTAGGGGCGCTCAGATGCTGGAGAGAGGAAGGACCCCACCACGTGTACTTGTCCGCTTTCACCACGACGAGTTTTTCCAGCACATCGGCGTCCCCATAGGTGCGGGTGAGCAGGGTGACCAGGTTGTTAGTGTCTGCGAAAGTAAGCTCGGCACCACGCCACATGGTACTCACATGAATCATAGTAGTCCAGCACGAGCGTCCGGGGCAGGGGGGGAGGCCTGATCATCGCTCTCTGCGCCTAGAATATCGACGAAAAACAATTAGGGAAAACAGATACTCTACGGAAAACATATCCGACTCAACCACCTTACCTCAAATCGTTacatcatcatttttaATCCTTCGCCGGCCGTCCGTCTCATCCGTCCGTCTCCATCGACTGATCGCATCACGCATAACGCACCAAATACGGAGGACCTTGGCTAGTACCAGGCTATTACTCCTCCTGATACTTTCACCTCTGGAGCGCTTCATGAGCAACCTCGAACCCAATCCCATTGGGAAACAAGGAACATCAGACGAAATGGCTGCAACATTCGCCCTCAAAGCAACACTACGCAAAAGCATGCTTCGGACGCTCAAGGGCATGAGTGATTCCGAGATTGACAAACAGTGTGAGTGCTATATATTATAGTCCATAGAAGCTTACATTATCTCAGCCAGGGATGTCTTCCGTATACTCCTTGATCAGAATTTTTTCAAGAAAGCGAACTCGGTCGGGTGCTATCTCAGTATGGCGCACGGTGAATTACGAACGAACTTAATCGTAGATCATCTTCTCAAACGAGGTAA is drawn from Cryptococcus gattii WM276 chromosome A, complete sequence and contains these coding sequences:
- a CDS encoding 4-amino-4-deoxychorismate synthase, putative (Similar to TIGR gene model, INSD accession AAW41074.1) — its product is MIRPPPLPRTLVLDYYDSYTNNLVTLLTRTYGDADVLEKLVVVKADKYTWDEFQRLVLPNIDCVILSPGPGRPDNPADIGFALQLLRLHPLPILGVCLGHQAIGVAFGGKIINTPKITHGHVIPVAPVQPPTGLFTSPLFDADGKTQFDVVVYNSLTVDPITLPQDLEVTAWSIPSPDRPASIQGLRHRLYPIWGVQYHPESISSTCGSSLLVSFLDEVHKINNQPTSYPSLLPSIVSSCAYRVVKAGSTTTSHEPSLTVPASSSKLKKVNKAFDGLGKGLATEDVFQRLRKREKAVAEIWLDGQTPTRPSTSSLASPSFLLTYSLTTRTVTLHRAGFSPSTLPLPEDITFWEWFSAGQEAITRNLHSDLEPRMSGWRGGWVGWFAYEMKEESLTGYRRRERGEGEEKVDACWGWTDRFLERTPEEEWVARGVIRQGADQLDGIKDCEMLGWLQKKGIVLGATEDEWENYIQSVSNILDTAGESPASSPLPKFHPFSSGDAYQKQIDACREAIRQGESYELTLTTSFSSTPSSFDPFALYLHLRKFNPAYYSTYMSFPTLSTSSLHGGSEMQGITILSSSPERFLKINSSRQVEMMPIKGTRARVKDGQCVCRPGIGCGGENPGSEECKQEGRREDERRGRELVEDVKERAENLMIVDLIRSDLLSCCIPSTVTVPKLIALESYGVHNLVTTVQGALADNVGSVEAVKRCFPPGSMTGAPKLRSVQLLDGFENHQRRGIYSGALGYFSVDGVTDLSVVIRTIVVEDNRLSIGAGGAITWLSDREKEWDEVLTKVKSVVGTMDNVE
- a CDS encoding uncharacterized protein (Similar to TIGR gene model, INSD accession AAW41075.1), whose translation is MSVQGQLTTIPCGPFFYPVFTSGDLTANRAVAFIGGLTNGLGAVPFTYPLSDALGKAGWKLIQFHWSSAYGGYGTGSLDRDREEMQALVKYLKTTGGLSKVIIMGHSTGSQNVMHYLSSSMNNDPAYHVDGGIMQAPVSDREVCAKDKPYCDYLSIAEKMVKEGRGQEIMPDEFCKKAGFGGVEMKMTAYRLWSLMGVGGDDDYFSADIPLQPTPPYVHSLSTSFGALTAPALALFSEKDAEWIVARPEDLLPKWADVANGKLEWRIIKGASHDVCEKEAQVVLCEDVLSWLGKFE
- a CDS encoding Hypothetical Protein (Similar to TIGR gene model, INSD accession AAW41076.1), whose protein sequence is MFSSSSADVLGDIVATVLPTMPPRTARLFAALRSLRPVHAAPCLAAAVGCALLYTGAESARLGRWANPLLVHAHSQAQPVFRVDPETSIEFPATLPLATPSPPLTLVGLGVRKVSFLKIKVYSAGFYLQEGATRCLHHIPGWATFTAQHLLAPPSPSPAGETAPQLSGEALMANLLDQRIACAVRIVPNRNTDFGHLRDAFTRALIGRQKLERAKGTLSEADEARISEAIQTLKTFFPAQTVHRGKSVTLLRPPEGGIVVEFEGAILGKLNDPWIGKHLILTYFADSGAVSDKLKEDVAKGLEGFASNKQGAWGQ